The genomic interval AAACCCATCGGTCAAGATTGCAAAGTAGAAAATAGGGGAGACCAGTGCTGCCCTATCATCACCTGTCCTGACGGTAATTTATCTCCATAATAAACATGatcaaatttatattgattgtgaaTAACGTTTCACTTCAATTGCAGTACCCGTGGACTTGATGTCAGCCACTACCTCGTCTCCTTCAGTCTATTCGACCGAAGTTGGCCACCACGACAACTACGGATGTTCGATTGACAACAAATTCTACTCGGAAGGAGCTAGAGTACCTTCGAAACCGAACAAACCATGCGAATTGTGTTATTGCATTAGAAACATGACCGCTTGCGTAATGCAAGAGTGTACGCTGCACGTTGAAGGATGCACCCCAGTTTATCAGAAGGAAGTATGTTGCCCGGTTCGATACTCCTGCGGTAAGCATCATCCTAActaaacttatttaattaataaataaattcaatgtaaTCATGATTTTTCATTTGCAGATCATCCCGAAGGTGAGGAGCCACTCATGCTCGATTACTTGACAACTACTGAGAGACCTACCCCTGGATTCATGCTCACTACTACGTTGCCTCCTGGTTACACTAGCGAATGTTATTATCGCAATGAGACTTATGCCGATGGAGCTTGTATAACCACTGATAAGGCTTGCGAGCATTGCTACTGTATGAAGGGTGATATGGTATGTGCCGTTCAAGAATGTGGAACTCCAATGGAGAATGAAGGCAAGAACTGCACTGCACTTCCAGCTCGAGAGGGTCAGTGCTGTCctgatacttacatatgtgaTGGTGACCAAGAAACCATAACGACTGTCGATGACCTGCTCGATGATCAAAAACCATTGAGGGATCATTTGACTACTCCTAGTGaagatttcattgaaaaggctTCAGATGTGCCGATCCTTGATGCTGAGAAACACGATGAAGAAGAATCTACAACAGCTGGACAACATGATTTGGCAACACAAACTAGGGCTGAAAAGGGTGAAAGCGAAGAAGAAAATGTAGAAGCAACTACTAAGTTCGCCCATCCTGACGACAAGTATCATTCAACTGAAAAACATACGACAGATCACTACATTACCGAAGCACCTGTAGTACCAGGTGAAGAAGAAAGTACAGAACCTAAGGATAAAGACCAGAAACATGATGCTGTTGACGATTTACAACAAACCACTCTGGGCGAAGATGAAATTATTTCTGTCACTGAAAGTCACGATGACCGACGTCCGGAATTGGAAATGGATGATCATAAGAAACCCGATGAGAAAGAGACTACCGTACACGACAAATACGACGAAGTTACTGAACATAAGGTATCTGAATCATCTACAGAGCATGAAGTTAAATTAGATGAAGCTACAGAAGCAAAGGGTCAAGAAGTTACAGAACATGTGAAACATGATGCTGTGACGGAGCATGATGGACAAGAAGAAGTAACTGACCAGGTGAAATACGATGAATCTACCGAACATGTGAAACATGATGAAGTAACTGAACACGAGAAACATGATGAAGCTACTGAGCACGTAAAACACGATGAAACTACTGAACACGCTAAACACGGTGAAACTACTGAGTATGTGAAACATGATGAAGCTACTGAGCATGTGAAACATGATGAAGCTACTGAGCACGTAAAACACGATGAAACTACTGAACACGCTAAACACGGTGAAACTACTGAGCACGTAAAACACGATGAAACTACTGAACACGCTAAACACGGTGAAACTACTGAATATGTGAAACATGATGAAACCTCTGAACATATAAAACATGATGACACTACCGATACCGACAAGCATGATGAAGCTACTGAACATGTGAAATATGATGGTGTAACAGAACACGAAGAACAAGAACAAGTTACTGATCATGTAAAATATGACGAAGCCACTGAACACGTAAAACATGATGAAACTACTGGGCACGTTAAACATGATGAGACTACTGAACAAGAGAAATATGATGAAGCTACTGAGCATGTTAAACATGATGAGACTACTGAACACGAGAAATATGATGAAGCTACTGAGCATGTTAAACATGATGAGACTACTGAACACGAGAAACATGATGAAGCTACCGAGCATGTGAAACATGATGAAGCTACTGAGCATGTGAAACATGATGAAGCTACTGAGCATGTGAAACACGATGAAACCACTGAACATATAAAACATGATGACACTACCGATACCGACAAGCATGATGAAGCTACTGAACATGTGAAATATGATGGTGTAACAGAACACGAAGAACAAGAACAAGTTACTGATCATGTAAAATATGACGAAGCCACTGAACACGTAAAACATGATGAAACTACCGAACATGTGAAACACGATGAAGTTACCGAGCCCGATAAGCACGATGAAGCTACTGAACATGTAAAACATGACGAAACTACCGAGCATGTGAAACATGATGAAGTTACCACACACGATAAGCACGGTGAAGATACTGAATACGTGGAACATGATGAAACTACTGAGCATGTGAAATATGATGAAGTTACCGAACACGACAAGCACGATGAAGCCACTGAACACGTGAAATATGATGTTGTGACAGAGCATGATGAACAAAAACAAGTAACTGACCATGACAAACATGATGATTCTACTGAACATGTGGATCATGATGAATCTACTGAGCACGAGAAGCATGATGAAGTTACTGAACACGTAAAACATGATGGTGTGACGGAATATGATGAACAAGAGCAAGTTACTGAACATGAAAAACACGACGAAGCTACTGAACATGTGAAACATGATGAAGTTACTGAGCATGTAAAACATGACGAGGCTACTGAACACGAGAAACATGACGAATCTACTGAGCATATGAAACACGATGAAGTCACCGAGCTTGAAAAGCATGATGAAGCTACCGAGCACGTGAAACATGACGGTGTAACAGATGTTGATAAACAGGTTACCGAGCAAGAGAAATATGATGAAGTTACCGAGCATGTGAAACACGAAGATGTTACGAAACCCGACGAACAAGAAGTTACAGAACATTTGAAACCAGAAGATGAAACGCCACAATCGACTGAAAAATATCCTGGCGACATTGTATCACATGAAGATGAGCATGTAGTATCTACAAAATCACCATTAGAAGCATCAACAACTTCCCATGCTTTCGATGAGGAAGTTGAAGGCTCTGGAGGTGTAGATGACGAAATTTATGGCCAAAAACCAATAGACGAGGTTGTACCCCACGAAAAATCAACTGTCAAATCAGACGTGTCTGATCACACACAACAACCAGATAAATTGTTCACTGGAATACATGATGTAGATCACAAAACGCACGAAACCATTGACGACACGCAACAAACGATGAAACCATTAGTAGATGATGAAGAAAAAGAAGAAGACGCGCATGCAACTAAAGCATATACTGCTAGTACCGAGAAACCTGGCTCCGATATCTTATCACATACTGACGATCGATTCGAACATGGTGAAGGAGACCAAGGTTCCGGTGATGCTCAACACCCAGATGACTTTGATTCAATATTTACAACTACTTCTGAATTCTTGACAATCCCTCCACTAGATATTGATGATACTAAACAAGATGGAGAGCAAGGCTTCACAGATGATGGTTTGATATATCACGAACCACACGTCACATCCATAGCACCTGAGAGTGAAAAAGAACATGTTAGCGACGATGAAGGAAAATTGACGACACCCGTTCCACATATATCTGAAATTAGTTCAGAAAAAGTTCCCGTTACGAAAGCAAGTGATGAAGCACCGGAAGAAGGCGAACCCGATGTACATGTCGATAAAGATAAGACATCAGACGTTCCGGAAACGACAGACAGAGCGCATACATCGCCCAAAAAAGAAGATTCCACTGAAGTTCCAGAGCCAGCTGTTGATTCTTATACCACTCATGCTGGTGAAAGTTTGCCACATGCTATCACTACTCAATCTTCTGAAAAATCTGATGAAGCTACTGACAAGGAAGTATCTGAAAAGACAACTGAAAAATCATCAGACTTCACCACTGCCTTCGGTACAGAAACAGATCAACATGTGTCAACTGATGCTTATGATCATGATTTCACAGAACAAAAACCAATCGATATTGTTCCACAGCCTCCTCGTATTCCTGGCGAAGGAAACTGTTTCATCGACGGAGTTTCTTATGGGGATGGAGCCCATATTCCACCGATTAGTAAATGTCAAGCTACTTGTCAATGCGTTAACAGTGTAATAAAGTGCGAACATATTCCATGCTCGCCACCTCCTCCAGACATGAAAAACTGTCAACCAATACTTCATGCTCAAGAAACTTGTTGTCCGTCATACATTTGCGAACAAGATGGAGCACCTGTAATTATATCCGATAGTCATACTTATGAAACTACAGCAGTGCCTTCGCATGATGTTACAGAACAAGGTGATGCTCACACTGTTCCTGAACAAGATGAAATTTCATCTGAAAAGGATGACAGTTTATTGAGTCATACTGCGAGACCTGAAATAGATCACACTGGCTATGAATACATTAAACCAGGCCACAAAACACCAGAAATTGTTGAAGAACCTATTGAACCATCCGTATACGTGCCAGACTGCGGAACCAGTGGATGTTCGATTGATAGAACCAAATCTACCGCGGAACCTGCGAGGGAAGATCACACGTCTCCATCGACCGATGATGAAAAATATCAACCAACGACAATCAAATCCATACCCGACTCAGTTACCGGACAAAAAGAACACGATAAAGATGGAGAATATACAACCGAAGGTGGTGCGGCTAAAGTTTCAAAGAAAGATGAAGAAAGTGAAAAACCATTTATTCATGATGACGCTGAAGATCACACAAAAATAATTTCTGATGATGGAGTCACAGAAAGCGTCTTGGACGTTGATTCTACTACAAGTAAGAAGATTCATGAAGGAGTAACTGATGTAAGTCATGTATCTGAAGAATCGACCGATAAACAACATGCAATTGGATCTGATGACGAAATGAAGACAGAAGCACCGAAACACTCATACGATGAACAAGAAGTTGACGAGCCAAGTGATTATACTACTGTATCATATGATGATGATTTGGGAGAACCACACGGTACTGATGAGCATACTTTAGACGAAGACGAAGACAAACAACATGGTACTACGAAACATCCAATTCACGACATTTCTGAAGGCATGGGCGAAGAAATCGAAGGCACCACTGAATCTCACGTTGACCATATTCCAACAGATGTTAAACACAAAGATGTGTCTGAGAAACCTGCTGGCGACGAAGATCATATAACTGAAAAGGTACCATCGTCTGATGACGAAAAACATATTGGTGAAGAAACACCATCTGTGGATGATACCACTGATAAATTGCCGTCGTTAGGTGAAGAAGAAGATATGATCACGCAATCACCAGAATTTGATGAAAAAGAACATGACACTGAAAAATCATCTTCTGAAATTGACGACAAAGAACATGAGACTGAAAAATCGCCATCTGAAATCGATGACAAAGATCATGTTACTGTTAAATCTCCATATGACGTTCACGATGAAGAACAGATTACCGAAAAAACTCACATTGATGATGATAAGCATCGTGTGACTGAATCCGACCAATCACAACCTGAACAAGAAACTGAAAGGTCTCCAACCCACATTGATGGACAAGAACACCTCACTGAAAAACTGCCTTCAGAAGACATTGGTGTTACCACAAGTAGAATACCTGGAAAGGATGAAGATGAATTAAAAACAACTATAAGTGATTTATCAGAATCTCACACAAAGGATATCTCCGACTTGGGTACAACTGCTATACCTGTAGTAGAAAAGACAACTGTATCATCGGACGATGTTAATAAAATTGGAGTTTCTGTATTGCCAACTGACGTGGTTGAAGAAGATTGTGGTTCTTCAGAATGTGAGCCAAAGAAATCTGAAGAAAAAACAACCGAAAGTGGAATCATTGCGGTTCCAGTAGGAGATTGTGGAGAACTGGGATGTCAAGTAGAAGTTGAATATACCCGAGTTCCTGTTGATAAACACAGTACCGAAAAACCAACTGGAATAGAAACGGATTGTGAATCTGGAGATTGTAAAGTGTTACCAATTGAAGTGCAAACACACAAAACACCAGATTGCGGTGATGCTGGATGTGCTGCAGACGACCAAGAAAATATAATTGGTACTGATTCTGATTGTGATGGTCATGAATGTCAGCCCCAAGCTCATGACACTACTAAAAAGCCAACGTATGATACATCTCATACACCAACACAAGTAGATTGCGGCGAGGCTGGCTGTGGGCCAGAGCATGGTGTTGATATTTCAAAGATCCCTGAAAGACCTTGTGAAGGTAGCAACTGCGGTACTGGTGTATCTGGACAACACCCAGGTAAAGAAACGACATCGGTTCGAACTCCGGAAGGATCTGAAAATGAAATCACGGATGAGCTTTGCGGTCCAGCAGGATGTGGCCCAGAGGAATCACATACTAAAAAACCACTAGTCTCTGATTGCAATGAATCTGGATGCAAAGATGAAGCACATAAACCGTCACAAGAGGACAAACCAGTTCACAAGGATGGCACTGCTGATTGCGATTCGGCAGAATGCAAGTATCAACCTAAGCCATCTGAAGATTCTGAAGCACCTGAATATACGACTGAGCATAAAATACCGCACGGCGATGATGAGGATTTGCAAACTAATGAAGTGGATGATGAGTTAAAAACAAAACCTGTTGATGTTGATCAGCATCCAATTGAAGGCTCAACGGAAAGTGTAACAGATGATAAGTGCACCGATGGTGTTTGTGGAGAGGCTTCAACTGATAAGACACCGATCGTCACACCAGAAGATGGTCAAGTTACAGATGAACATGCATGCATTGGTGATACATGTTCAATTCAACCGGAAATTTCTACTGATAAACCAGTTGAAGACGATTCAACAGATATAAGCCAAAAACCAGTCGATGAACCAGAATGTACCGCTGAAAAATGTGAACCTAGCGAAATTAAACCACACAAACCTGTCGAAGTTTTACCTGAAACAGAAATACCAGATGAAACATCGTCCGAAAAAGAAGAGCATTTAACTAAGGCACCTGAAGATCAGGATTCTGTAGTGACTGATGTTGCAAGTGATATTGAAAAGACTACTTTGTCATCAACTCATGTCGATAAAGTACCAGATCATGACGAACATGAACATATTGATCATTCCGAACAACCTATCGATACTGAGAAGGGAACCACGTCAACATATGATGTTAATGCACCAGATATCAAAACGGAAGTTCCTGCTATACACGACCATACCAAGACACCTTCTGAAATCGAATCTGGCGAGTATCCTGATCACACCTTGAAAGTCCAAACCTTGTCTCCCGATGATGAATTTGAGAAGCAAACCACCGCAACACCATCAGATATTTATAAAGATACAACAGAAGGCGAAGGTGTTTCTAAACCACACGATGAAACTAAGGAGGATATTACAACTCAGAAATCGGTGACGGACTCTACCCACGTTACTAAGAAGGTTGACGAATCTGATGAAGATGAAACCGGTTACCAAAAACCAATTGACCACACTGTACCTGAATCAGGGTATGATGATGTAACTACTGTAAAGGCTGATATTGATTCTGGCGTGGACAAAGAACATGCAACTGGAAAACCTGATGTCGATGGCgaagaagaaaaagaaaagGTTCCACATGTAACTGAAAAGCAAGATGGAACAAGTATAATCAAGGATACAGAGGACCAACACACAACTGAATATTCTGATACAAGGACGAAGGGAACGTCTGAAAAAGCACCATCGGAAGACGGGTCACAATTTACGGTACGACCAGTTGTCGTCGAAATATCTACAGATAAACAACAAGAGTTAGATACCAAAGCACCGGGTATTTCTGATGAACAAACTACTGAATCTGCTTCATCCAAACCAGGCACTAAAGATGAAAAACCTGAGGATAATCTTGACACTGTTACTAAACAAGAAGACGAATCACAACAAACAGAGAAACCAGATTACGAAAGGAAGACTGAAACACCCGATATTACTCACATTGATCACATCACTGGAAAACCTGATGATCAAGATGAAAAAACAGGTAAACCTGAATATGACACAGCTGAGCATTCTACCCAACACTATGAGACAACACAACACGACGAAGAAGAAGGAAAACCTGAAACTGAGCATAGTACACATACTGCTGGTGAATACGATATTGATAAACATACAGAGAAACCTGAAGGAGAGGAACCTGTAGAATCTGCCACTGAAAAACCAAGTGAATCGAAAAAACCAAGTTCATCAACAGATGAGAGTGGCGATGAGCATGTGACGCAAGTAAGTGAAAAAGATAGACCTGAAGTTGACGAAGAAGTCACTGAAGTATCAGAAGCTGACAAGCCTCACCGTGAACCCACAGACCATAGTACTGAGAAATATGACGATGGTACCGAAAAACCAAAGTCACCCGAACACGTTGATGAAGAAACTGGTGTAGATGATGGAAAAGAACACGATCGTGAAACAACAGAGCGTTATGATGAACAGAAACTTGAGAAGAGCACCGAAGGTCCTGAAGCTGGAAAAATTACTCCGATTATTAAAGATCATGAGACACCAGAAGAAGGTACTGAAAAACCTGCTTACGACACGAAAACAGAAAAGACTGAACCTCATGTAACCGAGCAAGATACTTCGAAATATGAAACATCGTCCCCAGAAACTGGACATGATGATCATACACAGCGCCTACCTGAAAAagcagatgatgatgataaggTAACGGAATATCCAGAAATTAAATACACTGATATTACTGAAGTTTATGAAATGCCCGAGCAAGAAACAAGAAGACCGGCACTCGAATCAGATGCTCATGTTATGGAAGTTGAAAAAGAAACGAAAAAACCAAGCGTACATGTAGAAGTGCCAACGAAAGAAGATGTAAAACCAGAACATGAACTAGAAACCGGAAAACCACACCATGAAATAATAACTGATAGACCGCATGATGAAAAACATGAAATTTCAGAACAAGAGAAGAAAACAGAAAAGCCCGATTCAGAACCTTTAGAACACattacaacaaaatatgaaCAGCCTGATGTTGAATCTACCGAAAAAGTAGTGGGTGAATCGCTAAAACCAGAGCATGATGGAGAAACTGAAAGACCACACATAGCATCTACCCAGCAAGATTCTGAGACATCTGAGCCCGAAGAAGAAACTACTAAAGAAAGCGAAATATATGATAAGGACACGAAGGTTCCAAGTGATGCAGATGAACAAAAAACTGAAGCGCCTGAATATAAACCATCAAAGGATACTCATGAAATGGAACCGGAAAAAGAATCAACAGAAAAGACTTTGATAGATGTTACATCATCTTATGAAAAAGAAACGAAACGACCGGAATCCACACTGCCGGTTCAAGAAACTGAAGATGGTGGAAAGGTCACTGAAATTCCTGAACATGACAAAGAAATAGTTGTTGATGAAGAAGGCACACTTCGTCCAAGTGTTCAGGATAAGGATGAAGAACATGCTACTGGTAAACCTTCTAAGCCTATTGAGCAAATCGAGCCTTTGGATGAACAAGAAACCCTTCGGCCCGACATTGGAGATGAAGAACAGGTTACTAATGAGCCCTCTAAGCCAGTTGACCATGAATCTACTGAACATGGAAAACCATTGCACGAAGATGAAACTAGAAGACCTGATATTGGTGGTGAAGAGCAAGTTACTGGAAAGCCTTATGATCATGTACCTACTGAAGACGGAAAACCAGTGGATGAACAACAAACTCTTCGACCGGTTGTTGGAGATGACGAAGAGATCACTGATGAACGAAAGCCTTTGGATGAACAAGACACTCTTCGACCGGTCGTTGGTGAAGAAGACATCACCGGCAAACCTTCTCTGCCAGATCATTCTGCTACTGAAGATGAAACTAAACGACCAGGAGATAAGGAACCAGTTACTGTTGAGCCATTTGAGCCTGTTGATCACGTTCCTACTGAACACGGAAAGCGGCCAGATATTGGAGATGAAGAAATCACTGATGAACCAACCAAATCCGTTGAGGATGCTACCGCTGAGCATGAAAAACCATCGGATGAACAGCACACTCATCGACCAATTTCTGAAGAAGACAAAACTACTGATATACCTTACAAACCTATTGATCATATTCCCGATGAACACGAAAAACCATTGCACGAAGGAGAAATTAAACGTCCAGTTATTGGAGACGAAGAAGAAGTTACCAATGAACCTTCTGAACCTATCGATCACGTTCCCACGGAGCATGGAAAACCATCTGATGAAAAAGAAACAAGACGACCTGTTGTTGGAGATGAAGAAGTCACTGAAGAACCTTCTACGCCCTCTGACCATGTTAGTATCGACGAAGAAAAACACACTCGTCGACCCATTTCTGGAGAAGATGAAGAATCTACCGACAAACCATACAAGCCTGTTGATCATATTCCCACTGATCACAAAAAGCCTTCGGATGAGCAAGAAACCCTTCGACCAGATATCGGAGAAGATGAAGAATCTACCGACAAACCCTACAAGCCTGTTGACCATATTCCTACTGATCACAAAAAGCCTTCGGATGAGCAAGAAACCCTTCGACCAGATATCGGAGAGGATGGAGAATCTACGGATAAACCCTACAAGCCTGTTGACCATATTCCTACCGAACATGGAAAGCCTTCAGATGAACAGGAAACTCCTCGACCAGATATTGGAGAAGATGAAAAATCTACC from Arctopsyche grandis isolate Sample6627 chromosome 9, ASM5162203v2, whole genome shotgun sequence carries:
- the tnc gene encoding tenectin, with product MGAQGAQGAVLALGVFLVILAPIVTAAPTLSDTTDLDVYDGAGCYYNFQHYGEGDRIMTNEPCLNCTCHNRMLMCYLRVCPFTKPIGQDCKVENRGDQCCPIITCPDVPVDLMSATTSSPSVYSTEVGHHDNYGCSIDNKFYSEGARVPSKPNKPCELCYCIRNMTACVMQECTLHVEGCTPVYQKEVCCPVRYSCDHPEGEEPLMLDYLTTTERPTPGFMLTTTLPPGYTSECYYRNETYADGACITTDKACEHCYCMKGDMVCAVQECGTPMENEGKNCTALPAREGQCCPDTYICDGDQETITTVDDLLDDQKPLRDHLTTPSEDFIEKASDVPILDAEKHDEEESTTAGQHDLATQTRAEKGESEEENVEATTKFAHPDDKYHSTEKHTTDHYITEAPVVPGEEESTEPKDKDQKHDAVDDLQQTTLGEDEIISVTESHDDRRPELEMDDHKKPDEKETTVHDKYDEVTEHKVSESSTEHEVKLDEATEAKGQEVTEHVKHDAVTEHDGQEEVTDQVKYDESTEHVKHDEVTEHEKHDEATEHVKHDETTEHAKHGETTEYVKHDEATEHVKHDEATEHVKHDETTEHAKHGETTEHVKHDETTEHAKHGETTEYVKHDETSEHIKHDDTTDTDKHDEATEHVKYDGVTEHEEQEQVTDHVKYDEATEHVKHDETTGHVKHDETTEQEKYDEATEHVKHDETTEHEKYDEATEHVKHDETTEHEKHDEATEHVKHDEATEHVKHDEATEHVKHDETTEHIKHDDTTDTDKHDEATEHVKYDGVTEHEEQEQVTDHVKYDEATEHVKHDETTEHVKHDEVTEPDKHDEATEHVKHDETTEHVKHDEVTTHDKHGEDTEYVEHDETTEHVKYDEVTEHDKHDEATEHVKYDVVTEHDEQKQVTDHDKHDDSTEHVDHDESTEHEKHDEVTEHVKHDGVTEYDEQEQVTEHEKHDEATEHVKHDEVTEHVKHDEATEHEKHDESTEHMKHDEVTELEKHDEATEHVKHDGVTDVDKQVTEQEKYDEVTEHVKHEDVTKPDEQEVTEHLKPEDETPQSTEKYPGDIVSHEDEHVVSTKSPLEASTTSHAFDEEVEGSGGVDDEIYGQKPIDEVVPHEKSTVKSDVSDHTQQPDKLFTGIHDVDHKTHETIDDTQQTMKPLVDDEEKEEDAHATKAYTASTEKPGSDILSHTDDRFEHGEGDQGSGDAQHPDDFDSIFTTTSEFLTIPPLDIDDTKQDGEQGFTDDGLIYHEPHVTSIAPESEKEHVSDDEGKLTTPVPHISEISSEKVPVTKASDEAPEEGEPDVHVDKDKTSDVPETTDRAHTSPKKEDSTEVPEPAVDSYTTHAGESLPHAITTQSSEKSDEATDKEVSEKTTEKSSDFTTAFGTETDQHVSTDAYDHDFTEQKPIDIVPQPPRIPGEGNCFIDGVSYGDGAHIPPISKCQATCQCVNSVIKCEHIPCSPPPPDMKNCQPILHAQETCCPSYICEQDGAPVIISDSHTYETTAVPSHDVTEQGDAHTVPEQDEISSEKDDSLLSHTARPEIDHTGYEYIKPGHKTPEIVEEPIEPSVYVPDCGTSGCSIDRTKSTAEPAREDHTSPSTDDEKYQPTTIKSIPDSVTGQKEHDKDGEYTTEGGAAKVSKKDEESEKPFIHDDAEDHTKIISDDGVTESVLDVDSTTSKKIHEGVTDVSHVSEESTDKQHAIGSDDEMKTEAPKHSYDEQEVDEPSDYTTVSYDDDLGEPHGTDEHTLDEDEDKQHGTTKHPIHDISEGMGEEIEGTTESHVDHIPTDVKHKDVSEKPAGDEDHITEKVPSSDDEKHIGEETPSVDDTTDKLPSLGEEEDMITQSPEFDEKEHDTEKSSSEIDDKEHETEKSPSEIDDKDHVTVKSPYDVHDEEQITEKTHIDDDKHRVTESDQSQPEQETERSPTHIDGQEHLTEKLPSEDIGVTTSRIPGKDEDELKTTISDLSESHTKDISDLGTTAIPVVEKTTVSSDDVNKIGVSVLPTDVVEEDCGSSECEPKKSEEKTTESGIIAVPVGDCGELGCQVEVEYTRVPVDKHSTEKPTGIETDCESGDCKVLPIEVQTHKTPDCGDAGCAADDQENIIGTDSDCDGHECQPQAHDTTKKPTYDTSHTPTQVDCGEAGCGPEHGVDISKIPERPCEGSNCGTGVSGQHPGKETTSVRTPEGSENEITDELCGPAGCGPEESHTKKPLVSDCNESGCKDEAHKPSQEDKPVHKDGTADCDSAECKYQPKPSEDSEAPEYTTEHKIPHGDDEDLQTNEVDDELKTKPVDVDQHPIEGSTESVTDDKCTDGVCGEASTDKTPIVTPEDGQVTDEHACIGDTCSIQPEISTDKPVEDDSTDISQKPVDEPECTAEKCEPSEIKPHKPVEVLPETEIPDETSSEKEEHLTKAPEDQDSVVTDVASDIEKTTLSSTHVDKVPDHDEHEHIDHSEQPIDTEKGTTSTYDVNAPDIKTEVPAIHDHTKTPSEIESGEYPDHTLKVQTLSPDDEFEKQTTATPSDIYKDTTEGEGVSKPHDETKEDITTQKSVTDSTHVTKKVDESDEDETGYQKPIDHTVPESGYDDVTTVKADIDSGVDKEHATGKPDVDGEEEKEKVPHVTEKQDGTSIIKDTEDQHTTEYSDTRTKGTSEKAPSEDGSQFTVRPVVVEISTDKQQELDTKAPGISDEQTTESASSKPGTKDEKPEDNLDTVTKQEDESQQTEKPDYERKTETPDITHIDHITGKPDDQDEKTGKPEYDTAEHSTQHYETTQHDEEEGKPETEHSTHTAGEYDIDKHTEKPEGEEPVESATEKPSESKKPSSSTDESGDEHVTQVSEKDRPEVDEEVTEVSEADKPHREPTDHSTEKYDDGTEKPKSPEHVDEETGVDDGKEHDRETTERYDEQKLEKSTEGPEAGKITPIIKDHETPEEGTEKPAYDTKTEKTEPHVTEQDTSKYETSSPETGHDDHTQRLPEKADDDDKVTEYPEIKYTDITEVYEMPEQETRRPALESDAHVMEVEKETKKPSVHVEVPTKEDVKPEHELETGKPHHEIITDRPHDEKHEISEQEKKTEKPDSEPLEHITTKYEQPDVESTEKVVGESLKPEHDGETERPHIASTQQDSETSEPEEETTKESEIYDKDTKVPSDADEQKTEAPEYKPSKDTHEMEPEKESTEKTLIDVTSSYEKETKRPESTLPVQETEDGGKVTEIPEHDKEIVVDEEGTLRPSVQDKDEEHATGKPSKPIEQIEPLDEQETLRPDIGDEEQVTNEPSKPVDHESTEHGKPLHEDETRRPDIGGEEQVTGKPYDHVPTEDGKPVDEQQTLRPVVGDDEEITDERKPLDEQDTLRPVVGEEDITGKPSLPDHSATEDETKRPGDKEPVTVEPFEPVDHVPTEHGKRPDIGDEEITDEPTKSVEDATAEHEKPSDEQHTHRPISEEDKTTDIPYKPIDHIPDEHEKPLHEGEIKRPVIGDEEEVTNEPSEPIDHVPTEHGKPSDEKETRRPVVGDEEVTEEPSTPSDHVSIDEEKHTRRPISGEDEESTDKPYKPVDHIPTDHKKPSDEQETLRPDIGEDEESTDKPYKPVDHIPTDHKKPSDEQETLRPDIGEDGESTDKPYKPVDHIPTEHGKPSDEQETPRPDIGEDEKSTDKPYKPVDHIPTEHGKPSGEQETLRPQIGEDDESTDKPYKPADHIPTDHITPSDEQETLRPDIGEDEESTDKPYKPVDHIPAKDGKPSDEQETIRPQIDEDDESTDKPYKPIDHIPTDHGKPSDEQETLRPHIGEDEESTDKPYKPIDHIPTEHEKPSKEQETLRPDIGDEEQITTKHPQSDYDEKTEIPYHVKTEKPFVDEGIDYTTDSEIKETGAPTLELTTVGTPSGDVKTEKTTSEHPDDHTLKSDEERTTEKSEDVTGEHVPSDEQGTEPPGHKPEEKPEHDHNTEKPQHGLETVVPEDGQATEKATLYPHDYDKDHTKEPISDEDDEIKSQHTTESDITHTEKEKVTPHGGLFDEITTIRPLEDADAEKHSDEKEHVTKHPSELESSEKTDKPSDDTTTEHVAADHETKEPEVPSEDVDKETDEVSHTTSRPLPETAHYTKPSASSTQSPFDEGYTSKYPMVHHTKPPSQVHDKYPDEGVPQLPVPHHDHQVPDFHAPYGGNEQDYEDEDQSFGPGTCRYGGKVYVSAQQIPRDDPCDFCFCFRSDIICLQQSCPPPIQHCHEEPISGFCCPRYECPVSMATVMNVTTTTTTTTTTLPPHFLSHAYKGAAQRRGCQIKGQAYKVGEFVRSASGPCLHCTCGGDGQMKCDPKVCTPEPMLRQMIAVAATSRRR